In Candidatus Hydrogenedentota bacterium, the following are encoded in one genomic region:
- the gspK gene encoding type II secretion system minor pseudopilin GspK, whose product MNAIHRHGRNDDGVALLLSLLFIVLLTVLVVEYAYETQVDTSLVAANLLDYQAQVAAKSAIAMGVSVLTADAMALQSAGEPGVSQAPQIGSGTADDPTVGGATFDSLDEMWGYGIPFQSINKAIMQCSIDDEYGKINLNALLDSRTQEPNETLENALRFLFEARGAEEDPTDAILDWIDSDDETRPNGAETDYYQSLLTPYPCKNAPLSSVEELMLIRGVTPALYFGDIDLEQLPLSEVLTVHGHRNGRVNINTAEAETLTAMGDSLSIPGLAELVIEERQRSPFSSNAELQQRGIMPAQPSTPGGESGARAARPFTVSSSSYRLYGNGICGDSRVRIEAFLTRDPSAGVDGIRITEWKELR is encoded by the coding sequence ATGAACGCGATACACAGACATGGACGGAACGACGACGGCGTAGCCCTTCTGCTATCGCTGTTGTTCATCGTATTGTTGACCGTGCTCGTCGTCGAATACGCGTACGAGACGCAGGTGGACACGTCGCTGGTGGCGGCGAACTTGTTGGACTACCAGGCGCAAGTAGCCGCGAAGTCCGCAATCGCGATGGGAGTGTCAGTCCTGACGGCCGATGCAATGGCGTTGCAGTCCGCGGGCGAGCCCGGCGTGTCGCAGGCGCCCCAGATTGGTTCGGGCACGGCGGACGATCCGACGGTTGGCGGCGCGACGTTCGATAGCTTGGACGAGATGTGGGGCTACGGCATCCCGTTTCAAAGTATCAATAAGGCAATCATGCAGTGTTCGATCGATGATGAATACGGCAAGATCAATCTCAATGCGTTGCTCGATTCCCGCACGCAGGAGCCAAACGAAACGCTGGAGAACGCGCTTCGATTCTTGTTCGAGGCTCGCGGCGCCGAAGAAGACCCGACCGACGCCATTCTCGATTGGATCGATTCCGACGACGAAACGCGCCCGAATGGCGCGGAGACGGACTATTACCAGTCTCTCCTGACGCCGTATCCGTGCAAGAACGCCCCGCTCAGTTCCGTCGAGGAACTCATGCTCATCCGTGGGGTCACGCCGGCGCTCTATTTCGGTGACATCGATCTTGAGCAACTGCCGTTGTCAGAGGTACTCACTGTGCACGGCCACCGCAACGGCCGCGTCAACATCAATACCGCCGAGGCGGAAACGCTTACGGCGATGGGCGATTCGTTGAGTATTCCGGGGCTTGCCGAACTGGTGATAGAGGAACGGCAGCGGTCTCCGTTCTCGAGCAACGCGGAATTGCAGCAACGCGGTATAATGCCCGCGCAGCCCAGCACTCCGGGCGGGGAATCGGGTGCGCGTGCGGCTCGCCCGTTCACGGTATCGAGTTCGTCGTACCGGCTTTACGGCAATGGGATTTGCGGTGACAGCCGCGTGCGCATCGAGGCCTTCTTGACGCGCGACCCGAGCGCGGGCGTCGACGGCATTCGTATCACCGAGTGGAAGGAACTTCGATGA